A stretch of the Streptomyces sp. NBC_00654 genome encodes the following:
- a CDS encoding glutamate-5-semialdehyde dehydrogenase gives MTTLSPYDNMSPVAQAAYRARAAAADIAPLPRSAKDDALLAIADALEVRTGEIVEANAEDVARAREAGTSEGIIDRLTLTPERIRAIAADVRDVVALPDPVGEVVRGSTLPNGIDLRQVRVPLGVVGIIYEARPNVTVDAAALCLKSGNAVLLRGSSSAYASNTALVRVLRDAVGGSGLPADAVQLVPGESRDSVRELMRARGLVDVLIPRGGASLIRTVVEESTVPVIETGTGNCHVYVDASTDLDMAVDILVNSKAQRPSVCNSAETLLVHQDIAAEFLPLALDALAGAGVTVHADERVLAHAEGSKATVVAATAEDWETEYLSYDIAAAVVDSLDAAVAHIRLWSSGHTEAIVTTSQAAARRFTQLVDSTTVAVNASTRFTDGGQFGFGAEIGISTQKLHARGPMGLPELTSTKYIVTGDGHIR, from the coding sequence ATGACCACGCTTTCGCCGTACGACAACATGTCCCCGGTCGCGCAGGCCGCCTACCGGGCACGCGCCGCGGCCGCCGACATCGCGCCACTTCCGCGCTCCGCCAAGGACGACGCGCTGCTGGCGATCGCGGACGCGCTGGAGGTGCGCACGGGTGAGATCGTCGAGGCCAACGCCGAGGATGTCGCCCGTGCCCGCGAGGCCGGGACGAGCGAGGGAATCATCGACCGGCTCACCCTCACGCCCGAGCGGATCCGTGCCATCGCCGCCGACGTACGGGACGTGGTGGCGCTGCCCGACCCCGTGGGCGAGGTGGTGCGCGGTTCGACCCTGCCCAATGGCATCGACCTGCGCCAGGTCCGGGTGCCGCTCGGCGTGGTCGGGATCATCTACGAGGCCCGGCCCAATGTGACGGTGGACGCGGCGGCCCTGTGCCTGAAGTCCGGCAACGCGGTGCTGCTGCGCGGTTCGTCGTCCGCGTACGCCTCCAACACCGCGCTCGTACGGGTGCTGCGCGACGCGGTCGGCGGCTCGGGCCTCCCGGCCGACGCGGTGCAGCTGGTGCCGGGGGAGAGCCGCGACTCGGTACGCGAACTGATGCGGGCCCGCGGCCTGGTCGACGTCCTCATCCCGCGCGGGGGCGCCTCGCTGATCCGCACGGTCGTCGAGGAGTCCACGGTCCCGGTCATCGAGACCGGCACCGGCAACTGCCACGTCTACGTCGACGCCTCGACGGACCTGGACATGGCCGTCGACATCCTGGTCAACTCCAAGGCGCAGCGCCCCAGCGTCTGCAACTCGGCCGAGACACTGCTGGTCCACCAGGACATCGCCGCCGAGTTCCTGCCGCTCGCCCTGGACGCGCTGGCCGGGGCGGGAGTGACCGTGCACGCGGACGAGCGGGTGCTCGCCCACGCGGAGGGCTCCAAGGCAACGGTGGTGGCGGCGACGGCGGAGGACTGGGAGACCGAGTACCTCTCGTACGACATCGCGGCAGCGGTCGTGGATTCGCTGGACGCGGCCGTGGCGCACATCAGGCTCTGGTCCTCGGGTCACACCGAGGCGATCGTGACCACCTCGCAGGCCGCGGCCCGCCGCTTCACCCAACTGGTCGACTCGACGACGGTCGCGGTGAACGCGTCCACGCGCTTCACGGACGGCGGACAGTTCGGATTCGGTGCCGAGATCGGGATCTCCACGCAGAAGCTGCATGCCCGCGGCCCGATGGGGCTGCCGGAGCTGACATCGACGAAGTACATCGTCACGGGCGACGGCCACATCAGGTAG
- a CDS encoding LCP family protein, with amino-acid sequence MNDRQNPYDPYYQQPQIVGYDEYGQPVYQQQGQQQYDPYAPQQGQEFQQGQVPDQGYGYDPYGRPQQAQQQPQQPEHPQYPHQPQHAQHAQQYDPYAEQPQQGQAADQGYGYGNYTDYGYSTAQQPVAVDTAEQWNIPHQGAAPPQAQASAPAAAPVSAPARPAEEPAEDPAPEPEPVLPEQRRPAADYRTEQFSFIEEPDEDSEDVIDWLKFTESRSERREEARRKGRNRMVALIVVVALVLVGGVGYLWSADKLPGLSGSEGKNGTTAGPQQRDVIVVHLHDTKKGGTSTALLVDNTTTKQGTTVLLPNSLAVASDDGATTTTLGKSVEDDGSTGTRESIDSLLGTRISGTWRLDTPYLENLVELVGNIEIDTDTDVPDAKKGASPLVNKGEAQTLSGPMAVAYATYRGEGEPEAKQLMRFGAVVRGVLRKLSEDPKAATVTVETLAQILDPSLPEQDLGASLAKLAGHAKVGDYKTELLPVHDDGTLSDEATESVVKDILGGAVKAPEEGAPVRVGVRNATGNAAAGDRARVQLVNGGYAYVDGGKADAEASSEVLYRTAEDKAKAAEVAKTLGLSEEDVKQGKPAANADVTVVLGQDYKIK; translated from the coding sequence GTGAACGACCGACAGAACCCGTACGACCCGTACTACCAGCAGCCGCAGATCGTCGGCTACGACGAGTACGGGCAGCCGGTGTACCAGCAGCAGGGGCAGCAGCAGTACGACCCCTACGCCCCTCAGCAGGGCCAGGAATTCCAGCAGGGCCAGGTTCCGGACCAGGGGTACGGCTACGACCCGTACGGCCGGCCCCAACAGGCGCAGCAGCAGCCGCAGCAACCGGAACACCCTCAGTACCCGCACCAGCCGCAGCACGCCCAGCACGCCCAGCAGTACGACCCCTACGCGGAGCAGCCCCAGCAGGGACAGGCCGCCGACCAGGGGTACGGCTACGGGAACTACACCGACTACGGGTACAGCACCGCCCAGCAGCCCGTCGCGGTCGACACCGCCGAACAGTGGAACATCCCGCATCAGGGAGCCGCCCCGCCCCAGGCGCAGGCCTCGGCTCCCGCTGCCGCTCCCGTTTCCGCGCCCGCCCGGCCGGCCGAGGAACCCGCCGAGGATCCGGCACCGGAACCGGAGCCCGTGCTGCCGGAGCAGAGGCGTCCCGCCGCCGACTACCGCACCGAGCAGTTCTCGTTCATCGAGGAGCCCGACGAGGACTCCGAAGACGTCATCGACTGGCTGAAGTTCACCGAGAGCCGCAGCGAACGGCGCGAGGAAGCACGGCGCAAGGGCCGCAACCGGATGGTCGCGCTGATCGTGGTCGTCGCCCTCGTGCTCGTCGGCGGGGTCGGCTACCTCTGGTCCGCGGACAAGCTGCCCGGCCTCTCCGGCTCGGAAGGGAAGAACGGCACCACCGCCGGCCCGCAGCAGCGGGACGTCATCGTGGTCCATCTGCACGACACCAAGAAGGGCGGCACCTCCACGGCGCTGCTCGTCGACAACACCACCACGAAGCAGGGCACCACCGTCCTGCTCCCCAACTCGCTCGCCGTCGCCTCCGACGACGGCGCCACGACCACCACGCTGGGCAAGTCCGTCGAGGACGACGGCAGCACCGGCACCCGTGAGTCGATAGACAGCCTCCTGGGCACCAGGATCAGCGGTACGTGGCGGCTGGACACCCCGTACCTGGAAAACCTCGTCGAGCTGGTCGGCAACATCGAGATCGACACCGACACCGATGTGCCCGATGCCAAGAAGGGCGCCTCGCCCCTCGTGAACAAGGGCGAAGCCCAGACGCTGAGCGGTCCGATGGCCGTCGCGTACGCCACCTACCGGGGTGAGGGCGAGCCCGAGGCGAAGCAGCTGATGCGGTTCGGCGCGGTCGTACGGGGTGTGCTGCGCAAGCTCTCCGAGGACCCGAAGGCCGCGACGGTCACCGTGGAGACGCTGGCGCAGATCCTCGACCCGTCACTGCCCGAGCAGGACCTGGGCGCCTCCCTGGCCAAACTGGCGGGGCATGCCAAGGTCGGGGACTACAAGACGGAGCTCCTGCCGGTCCACGACGACGGCACCCTCTCCGACGAGGCCACGGAAAGCGTGGTCAAGGACATCCTGGGCGGCGCGGTCAAGGCCCCGGAAGAGGGCGCGCCGGTCCGGGTCGGTGTCCGGAACGCCACCGGAAACGCGGCCGCCGGCGACAGGGCCCGGGTTCAGCTGGTCAACGGTGGTTACGCCTATGTCGACGGGGGGAAGGCCGACGCCGAGGCGTCGTCCGAGGTGCTGTACCGGACCGCCGAGGACAAGGCGAAGGCGGCGGAGGTCGCCAAGACCCTGGGGCTGTCCGAGGAGGACGTGAAGCAGGGCAAACCCGCCGCGAACGCGGACGTGACGGTCGTGCTCGGCCAGGACTACAAGATCAAGTAG
- the nadD gene encoding nicotinate-nucleotide adenylyltransferase, translating to MGEQEVPTGRVKRRLGVMGGTFDPIHHGHLVAASEVAAQFHLDEVIFVPTGQPWQKSHKQVSPAEDRYLMTVIATASNPQFSVSRSDIDRGGPTYTIDTLRDLREVHGDADLFFITGADALSQILTWRDAEELFSLSHFIGVTRPGHVLTDDGLPKGGVSLVEVPALAISSTDCRGRVAQGDPVWYLVPDGVVRYIDKRQLYRGE from the coding sequence ATGGGAGAGCAGGAAGTGCCTACCGGCCGCGTCAAGCGCCGACTCGGCGTGATGGGCGGGACGTTTGACCCGATTCATCATGGACACCTGGTGGCGGCCAGCGAAGTGGCCGCCCAGTTCCATCTCGACGAGGTCATCTTCGTCCCCACCGGGCAGCCGTGGCAGAAGAGCCACAAGCAGGTCTCCCCGGCCGAGGACCGCTATCTGATGACGGTCATCGCCACGGCGTCCAACCCGCAGTTCTCGGTCAGCCGCAGTGACATCGACCGTGGCGGACCGACATACACGATCGATACGCTGCGGGACCTGCGCGAGGTCCATGGCGACGCGGACCTCTTCTTCATCACCGGCGCCGACGCGTTGTCCCAGATCCTCACCTGGCGGGACGCGGAGGAGCTGTTCTCGCTCTCCCACTTCATCGGTGTGACCCGGCCGGGTCACGTGCTCACGGATGACGGACTGCCCAAGGGAGGAGTCTCCCTCGTGGAGGTTCCGGCACTGGCGATCTCGTCCACCGACTGCCGCGGGAGGGTCGCGCAGGGGGATCCGGTCTGGTACTTGGTGCCGGACGGTGTGGTCCGCTACATCGACAAGCGCCAGCTGTACCGCGGCGAATGA
- the proB gene encoding glutamate 5-kinase, whose translation MAEAHRIVVKVGSSSLTTAAGGLDADRVDALVDVLAKVRSGGEREIVLVSSGAIAAGLAPLGLVRRPKDLARQQAAASVGQGLLVARYTASFARYGVRVGQVLLTSDDTSRRAHYRNAYRTLDQLLDMGALPVVNENDTVATDEIRFGDNDRLAALVAHLVHADLLVLLSDVDGLYDGDPSTPGTSRIAEVGGPEDLVGVTIGSAGKAGVGTGGMVTKVEAARIATAAGVPVVLTSASRAADALAGRDTGTYFHPTGRRSADRLLWLAHASTPRGALTLDDGAVRAVVERRTSLLPAGISAVEGEFTAGDPVELRDLSGRPVARGLVNFDAKEIPQLLGRSTRDLARELGPAYEREVVHRDDLVVLEPRLAP comes from the coding sequence GTGGCCGAAGCCCACCGGATCGTCGTCAAGGTCGGATCCTCCTCGCTCACCACGGCGGCCGGAGGACTGGACGCCGACCGGGTCGACGCACTCGTCGACGTACTGGCCAAGGTCAGGAGCGGCGGCGAACGGGAGATCGTCCTCGTCTCCAGCGGTGCCATCGCCGCCGGACTCGCCCCCCTCGGACTGGTCCGCAGGCCCAAGGACCTGGCCCGCCAGCAGGCCGCCGCGAGCGTGGGGCAGGGACTGCTCGTCGCCCGGTACACCGCCTCGTTCGCCCGCTACGGCGTACGCGTCGGCCAGGTGCTCCTCACCTCCGACGACACCAGCCGCCGTGCCCACTACCGCAACGCCTACCGCACCCTCGACCAGCTCCTGGACATGGGCGCCCTCCCCGTCGTCAACGAGAACGACACGGTGGCCACCGACGAGATCCGCTTCGGCGACAACGACCGGCTCGCCGCGCTCGTCGCCCATCTCGTCCACGCCGACCTGCTGGTCCTCCTCTCCGACGTGGACGGCCTGTACGACGGCGACCCCAGCACCCCGGGCACCTCCCGGATCGCCGAGGTCGGCGGCCCCGAGGACCTGGTGGGCGTCACGATCGGCAGCGCCGGAAAGGCGGGCGTCGGCACCGGCGGCATGGTGACCAAGGTCGAGGCCGCCCGGATCGCCACCGCCGCCGGCGTCCCGGTCGTCCTCACCTCCGCCAGCCGGGCCGCCGACGCCCTGGCGGGCCGCGACACCGGTACGTACTTCCACCCCACCGGGCGCCGCTCCGCCGACCGGCTGCTCTGGCTGGCCCACGCCTCGACCCCGCGGGGTGCGCTGACCCTCGACGACGGGGCCGTACGGGCCGTCGTCGAGCGCCGCACCTCGCTGCTGCCCGCCGGAATCTCCGCCGTGGAGGGCGAGTTCACCGCCGGTGACCCGGTGGAGCTGCGCGACCTGAGCGGCCGGCCCGTCGCCCGCGGCCTCGTCAATTTCGATGCCAAGGAAATCCCCCAACTGCTCGGACGCTCCACCCGGGATCTGGCCAGGGAACTGGGCCCCGCCTACGAACGCGAGGTCGTACACAGGGACGATCTGGTCGTTCTCGAACCCCGGCTCGCCCCCTGA
- a CDS encoding glycosyltransferase family 2 protein has product MAEMPNRTSEPDVSVIIGAYEAMPYLIRCLESVEAQTLGAGRMEIVAVDDGSTDGTGEYLEEFAARTDIPMRVVRQPNSGGPSGPRNVGLGLARGRYVFFLDADDYFGEEALERMVAMGDRAGTDVVLGKVVGVNRGAAKSMWKETVEHADLYSSNIKFTLSAQKLFRRELLTRLGMTFDEELKTGEDALFTMEAYLRGSGVSVVADYTCYYLVGRDDGKHVTKSGTYVLRFDSARALMRLIAAHVPAGPRRDALMVRPFVITLLPQFGPKMLKQSDAVHRKKMALAAPLMKAYWTPGLARRLKAQERLRLVCVATGRLDLLLDVLRFLRAKEEPELVRRTGPARLYLAYPHFGDGSGLPDEAYEVTVTEWVGGRRIEAPERRPSVSFARRVVRKARRTVLAALRAPRAHRA; this is encoded by the coding sequence ATGGCCGAAATGCCGAACAGGACCAGCGAGCCCGATGTCAGCGTGATCATCGGTGCCTATGAAGCGATGCCCTACCTGATCCGCTGTCTGGAGTCCGTCGAAGCGCAGACGCTCGGCGCCGGGCGCATGGAGATCGTCGCCGTCGACGACGGTTCCACGGACGGTACGGGGGAGTATCTGGAGGAGTTCGCGGCCCGGACGGACATCCCCATGCGGGTGGTCCGGCAGCCGAACTCCGGCGGGCCCAGCGGGCCCCGTAACGTCGGCCTGGGGCTGGCCCGCGGCCGGTACGTCTTCTTCCTCGACGCCGACGACTACTTCGGCGAGGAGGCCCTGGAGCGCATGGTCGCGATGGGCGACCGGGCCGGTACGGACGTGGTCCTCGGCAAGGTCGTCGGCGTCAACCGGGGCGCGGCCAAGTCGATGTGGAAGGAGACCGTCGAGCACGCCGACCTGTACTCCTCCAACATCAAGTTCACCCTGAGCGCCCAGAAGCTGTTCCGGCGTGAGCTCCTCACCCGGCTCGGCATGACCTTCGACGAGGAGCTGAAGACCGGCGAGGACGCCCTCTTCACCATGGAGGCGTACCTGCGGGGCAGCGGTGTCTCGGTCGTCGCCGACTACACCTGCTACTACCTGGTGGGCCGTGACGACGGCAAGCACGTGACCAAGAGCGGCACCTACGTCCTGCGCTTCGACTCGGCCAGGGCGCTCATGAGACTCATCGCCGCCCATGTGCCCGCCGGGCCCCGGCGCGACGCCCTGATGGTCCGCCCGTTCGTCATCACACTGCTGCCGCAGTTCGGCCCGAAGATGCTGAAGCAGTCGGACGCGGTCCACCGGAAGAAGATGGCGCTCGCGGCCCCGCTGATGAAGGCCTACTGGACCCCCGGTCTGGCGCGCCGCCTCAAGGCCCAGGAGCGGCTCCGGCTGGTCTGCGTGGCGACCGGAAGGCTGGACCTGCTGCTCGACGTCCTGCGCTTCCTGCGGGCCAAGGAGGAGCCGGAACTCGTGCGCAGGACGGGCCCGGCCCGGCTGTACCTGGCGTATCCGCACTTCGGGGACGGTTCCGGACTGCCCGACGAGGCCTACGAGGTGACCGTGACCGAATGGGTCGGCGGCAGACGGATCGAGGCGCCGGAGCGGCGGCCCTCCGTGTCCTTCGCCCGGCGGGTGGTCCGCAAGGCCCGCAGGACGGTGCTGGCGGCACTGCGCGCACCACGGGCGCACCGCGCCTGA
- a CDS encoding M48 family metallopeptidase — MTDSSHENVPSRQRTRFPGISSRAYEHPADRSALVALRKLSGFDTVFKALSGLLPERSLRLLFLSDSVRVSDAQFTHLNDMLRDACYILDLEKVPPMYVNQDPQPNAMCIGLDEPIIVVTTGLVELLDEEEMRAVVGHEVGHALSGHAVYRTILLFLTNLALKVAWIPLGNVAIMAIVTALREWFRKSELSADRAGLLVGQDLKASMRGLMKIAGGNHLHEMNVDAFLAQADEYEKGGDLRDSVLKILNVLPRTHPFTTVRAAELKKWSETRDYQRIMDGHYPRRDEDKDTSVTDSFRESASHYAETVRTSKDPLMKLVGDIAGGAGDLGGKLRDKFTGGGSGGGPAKGSEGSGRPQDPEEGPATAGS, encoded by the coding sequence ATGACCGACAGCAGTCACGAGAACGTGCCGAGCAGGCAGCGCACGCGATTCCCGGGAATCTCCTCCCGGGCGTACGAACACCCGGCGGACCGTTCGGCGCTGGTCGCCCTGCGCAAGCTGAGCGGTTTCGACACCGTGTTCAAGGCCCTGAGCGGGCTGCTTCCGGAGCGCAGTCTGCGACTCCTCTTCCTGTCCGACTCCGTCCGGGTGAGCGACGCGCAGTTCACCCACCTCAACGACATGCTGAGGGACGCCTGTTACATCCTGGACCTGGAGAAGGTCCCGCCGATGTACGTCAACCAGGACCCTCAGCCCAATGCCATGTGTATCGGGCTCGACGAGCCGATCATCGTGGTGACGACGGGTCTGGTGGAGCTGCTCGACGAGGAGGAGATGCGGGCGGTGGTGGGCCACGAGGTGGGCCACGCCCTCTCGGGGCACGCGGTGTACCGCACGATATTGCTCTTCCTCACCAACCTGGCGCTGAAGGTGGCCTGGATTCCGCTCGGCAATGTCGCGATCATGGCGATCGTGACGGCGCTGCGCGAGTGGTTCCGCAAGTCCGAGCTGTCCGCGGACCGGGCCGGGCTGCTGGTCGGTCAGGACCTCAAGGCCTCGATGCGGGGTCTGATGAAGATCGCCGGTGGCAATCACCTGCACGAGATGAACGTGGATGCCTTCCTCGCACAGGCCGACGAGTACGAGAAGGGCGGCGACCTGCGCGACTCCGTGCTCAAGATCCTCAATGTGCTGCCCCGGACGCACCCGTTCACCACGGTGCGGGCCGCCGAACTGAAGAAGTGGTCGGAGACCCGCGACTACCAGCGGATCATGGACGGCCACTACCCGCGGCGCGACGAGGACAAGGACACCTCGGTGACGGACTCGTTCAGGGAGTCCGCCTCGCACTACGCCGAAACGGTGCGCACCAGCAAGGACCCGCTGATGAAGCTCGTCGGCGACATCGCCGGTGGTGCGGGAGACCTGGGCGGCAAGCTGCGCGACAAGTTCACCGGCGGAGGCAGCGGCGGCGGTCCCGCTAAGGGGTCCGAGGGGTCCGGCCGCCCTCAGGACCCTGAGGAGGGGCCGGCGACGGCGGGGAGCTGA
- a CDS encoding CDP-glycerol glycerophosphotransferase family protein has translation MASLEAIPEELSRLMKYFPETPVEERPAFHSAAKDFLAQAAPKLVRKFSPMARVKWHLAASGRGDELVGLLHYERENPGAFSVRGLRRARIELPGVENSSLPATVRNFNRSELPVRGKLLDLAWKDGKLVVHGYAYIPNVPSATGRRSLRVAVLRRQGSRSTLPLRVRTVLEPKATAEAKGALHNYDWSGFEIGIDPSRLRTRGQWQPGTWRLGIGIPRPGGMSVGSVTKNNAGAAGHSQVHVLDDGVRLVAGFDRNRLKLTVDVVPAEVEAQEADADTLTVTLRSRATGKKPTALRIDHEATGYVTDLPLEKGATGTDGWLRHTARLSFADLPVDGVTPGRARKYRALIVFADGTTRRATIGRKPATGVHPLPDGLEFAVVTDGAGNFTPQLRCVQPVVDGVEWSSGGELVLSGTYTGPAGAMKLILRHTGRNEDRPLAAEFADGRFTARVTPDTMPAYEGTLPLRAGRWLPFLRARTEWDHTRDIPVTIRPDLVGTLPLTHSGAHRTYTVERLDFDRIFVESGAVLAPELRGAYRQRLMRDVYTPEQRELPLREAVLYNSFGGKQFSDSPRAVYEELVRRGTEVEHIAMVHDQQVVLPPGVRGVEWGSKEWYEALARSRYVVTNGGIREWFVRREGQVVVQTWHGTPLKRIGADLLGTPKANLAYIASLPQRSRQYSLFITPNSFTTPIMTNSFRLECEVLEAGYPRNDVFHAPDRVKRAAAVREKLGIPAGKKVVLYAPTWRDDQRYGGRRFKLDNQIDVDAARRELGEDHVLLYRKHHKVLDSIPGAGQGFVWDVTYYPDIADLYLIADVLITDYSSVLFDFAHSGRPMLFFTYDLEHYRDTLRGFYFDFTSRAPGPLIKTSEDLVSAIRNIDAVTEEYKEKYAQFRVDFCEPSDGRAAARVVDRMLSVNDG, from the coding sequence GTGGCGTCCCTCGAAGCGATTCCCGAAGAGCTCAGCCGGCTCATGAAGTACTTCCCGGAGACCCCGGTCGAGGAGCGCCCCGCATTCCACAGCGCCGCCAAGGACTTCCTGGCACAGGCCGCCCCCAAGCTGGTCCGGAAGTTCTCGCCGATGGCCCGGGTCAAGTGGCACCTGGCGGCCAGCGGGCGCGGTGACGAGCTCGTGGGCCTGCTGCACTACGAGCGGGAGAACCCCGGCGCCTTCTCGGTACGGGGCCTGCGCCGGGCCCGCATCGAACTGCCCGGTGTGGAGAACTCCTCGCTGCCCGCCACGGTGCGCAACTTCAACCGCAGCGAGCTCCCCGTCCGCGGCAAGCTGCTGGACCTGGCCTGGAAGGACGGCAAGCTGGTCGTCCACGGGTACGCCTACATCCCCAACGTCCCCTCCGCGACGGGCAGGCGCTCGCTCCGCGTGGCCGTCCTGCGCCGCCAGGGCAGCCGCAGCACCCTGCCGCTGCGCGTGCGCACCGTCCTGGAACCCAAGGCCACCGCCGAGGCCAAGGGCGCCCTGCACAACTACGACTGGTCGGGCTTCGAGATCGGCATCGACCCGTCCCGCCTGCGCACCCGCGGCCAGTGGCAGCCGGGCACCTGGCGCCTGGGCATCGGCATCCCGCGCCCCGGCGGCATGTCCGTCGGCAGCGTGACCAAGAACAACGCGGGCGCCGCCGGACACAGCCAGGTCCATGTGCTCGACGACGGCGTACGGCTCGTCGCGGGCTTCGACCGCAACCGGCTCAAGCTCACGGTGGACGTCGTGCCCGCCGAGGTCGAGGCCCAGGAGGCGGACGCCGACACCCTCACCGTGACCCTGCGCTCCCGCGCCACGGGCAAGAAGCCCACCGCGCTGCGCATCGACCACGAGGCCACCGGATATGTGACCGACCTCCCGCTGGAGAAGGGCGCCACCGGTACCGACGGCTGGCTCCGCCACACCGCCCGGCTGTCCTTCGCGGACCTCCCGGTGGACGGGGTCACCCCCGGCCGCGCCAGGAAGTACCGCGCGCTGATCGTGTTCGCGGACGGCACCACGCGCCGCGCCACCATCGGCCGCAAGCCGGCCACCGGTGTCCACCCGCTGCCCGACGGCCTCGAATTCGCCGTCGTCACCGACGGCGCGGGCAACTTCACCCCGCAGCTGCGGTGCGTCCAGCCCGTCGTCGACGGCGTCGAGTGGTCGAGCGGCGGCGAACTGGTGCTGTCCGGCACCTACACCGGCCCCGCCGGGGCGATGAAGCTGATCCTGCGTCACACCGGCCGCAACGAGGACCGGCCGCTGGCGGCCGAGTTCGCGGACGGCCGCTTCACCGCCCGCGTCACACCGGACACCATGCCCGCGTACGAGGGCACGCTGCCCCTGCGCGCCGGGCGCTGGCTGCCCTTCCTGCGGGCCCGCACCGAGTGGGACCACACCCGCGACATCCCCGTCACGATCCGCCCCGACCTGGTCGGCACCCTGCCGCTGACGCATAGCGGCGCGCACCGCACGTACACCGTGGAGCGGCTCGACTTCGACCGGATCTTCGTGGAGTCCGGCGCGGTCCTCGCCCCCGAACTCCGCGGCGCCTACCGGCAGCGGCTGATGCGCGATGTGTACACCCCCGAGCAGCGCGAGCTGCCGCTGCGCGAGGCCGTGCTCTACAACAGCTTCGGCGGCAAGCAGTTCTCCGACTCGCCCCGCGCCGTCTACGAGGAGCTGGTGCGCCGGGGGACCGAGGTCGAGCACATCGCGATGGTCCACGACCAGCAGGTCGTCCTGCCGCCCGGCGTACGCGGCGTGGAGTGGGGCAGCAAGGAGTGGTACGAGGCGCTGGCGCGCAGCCGTTACGTCGTCACCAACGGCGGCATCCGCGAGTGGTTCGTCCGCCGCGAGGGCCAGGTCGTCGTCCAGACCTGGCACGGCACCCCGCTCAAGCGCATCGGCGCCGACCTGCTCGGCACCCCGAAGGCCAACCTGGCCTACATCGCGAGCCTGCCGCAGCGCTCCCGCCAGTACAGCCTGTTCATCACGCCCAACTCCTTCACCACCCCGATCATGACCAACTCCTTCCGGCTGGAGTGCGAGGTCCTGGAGGCGGGCTACCCGCGCAACGACGTCTTCCACGCCCCGGACCGGGTCAAGCGCGCGGCGGCGGTACGGGAGAAGCTCGGCATCCCCGCCGGCAAGAAGGTCGTCCTGTACGCCCCCACCTGGCGCGACGACCAACGCTACGGCGGACGCCGCTTCAAGCTGGACAACCAGATCGACGTCGACGCGGCCCGGCGGGAGCTCGGCGAGGACCATGTGCTGCTGTACCGCAAGCACCACAAGGTCCTCGACAGCATCCCCGGCGCCGGACAGGGCTTCGTCTGGGACGTCACGTACTACCCGGACATCGCCGACCTCTACCTGATCGCCGATGTGCTGATCACGGACTACTCCTCGGTGCTGTTCGACTTCGCCCACTCCGGGCGGCCGATGCTGTTCTTCACGTACGACCTGGAGCACTACCGCGACACCCTGCGCGGCTTCTACTTCGACTTCACCTCGCGCGCCCCGGGCCCGCTGATCAAGACCTCCGAGGACCTGGTCTCCGCGATCCGGAACATCGACGCCGTGACGGAGGAGTACAAGGAGAAGTACGCGCAGTTCCGTGTCGACTTCTGCGAGCCCTCCGACGGCCGGGCCGCGGCCCGGGTCGTCGACCGCATGCTGAGCGTCAACGACGGCTGA